A single region of the Brachypodium distachyon strain Bd21 chromosome 3, Brachypodium_distachyon_v3.0, whole genome shotgun sequence genome encodes:
- the LOC100830133 gene encoding elongation factor Tu, chloroplastic encodes MASLAAASASTALLFPPSTSSSKPRLPLSTSLGFSTPARSRRAAAGAGAGSSGRRPGLLVVRAARAKFERTKPHVNIGTIGHVDHGKTTLTAALTMVLASVGGSAPKKYDEIDAAPEERARGITINTATVEYETETRHYAHVDCPGHADYVKNMITGAAQMDGAILVVSGADGPMPQTKEHILLAKQVGVPSIVVFLNKKDQVDDEELLELVDLEVRELLTAYEYNGDDVPIISGSALKALEALMATPGIKRGENEWVDGIFTLVDAVDAHIPVPQRQTDLPFLLAVEDVFSITGRGTVATGRIERGTVKVGDPVDLVGIRETRNATVTGVEMFQKTMDDAIAGDNVGLLLRGMQKEDIERGMVLAKPGSITPHTKFEAVVYVLKKEEGGRHSPFFPGYRPQFYMRTTDVTGNVTNIMNDKDEEAKMCMPGDRIKMVVELIQPVACEQGMRFAIREGGKTVGAGVINNIIQ; translated from the coding sequence atggcctcccTGGCCGCCGCATCCGCCTCCACCGCCCTCCTATTCCCGCCCTCCACCTCATCCTCCAAGCCCCGCCTCCCCCTCTCCACCTCCCTGGGGTTCTCCACGCCCGCGCGGTCccgccgcgcggcggcgggggcgggggcggggagCTCCGGCCGGCGCCCGGGACTGCTGGTCGTGCGCGCCGCGAGGGCCAAGTTCGAGCGCACCAAGCCCCACGTCAACATCGGCACCATCGGCCACGTCGACCACGGCAAGACCACCCTCACGGCGGCGCTCACCATGGTGCTCGCCTCCGTCGGGGGCAGCGCGCCCAAGAAGTACGACGAGATCGACGCCGCCCCCGAGGAGCGCGCCCGTGGTATCACCATCAACACCGCCACCGTCGAGTACGAGACCGAGACCCGCCACTACGCCCACGTCGACTGCCCCGGCCACGCCGACTACGTCAAGAACATGATTACCGGCGCCGCCCAGATGGACGGCGCCAtcctcgtcgtctccggcgccgatGGGCCCATGCCGCAGACCAAGGAGCACATCCTGCTCGCCAAGCAGGTCGGTGTCCCCAGCATTGTTGTTTTCCTCAACAAGAAGGACCAGGTCGACGATGAGGAGCTGCTAGAGCTCGTCGATCTCGAGGTTCGCGAGCTGCTCACAGCCTACGAATACAATGGTGACGACGTACCAATCATCTCGGGCTCCGCATTGAAAGCGCTTGAGGCCCTCATGGCCACCCCTGGAATTAAGCGCGGCGAGAACGAGTGGGTGGATGGCATCTTCACGTTGGTTGATGCCGTGGATGCCCACATCCCCGTCCCGCAGCGGCAGACCGACCTTCCTTTCTTGCTGGCTGTTGAGGACGTGTTCTCCATCACTGGTCGTGGTACAGTTGCCACTGGCCGTATTGAGCGTGGCACTGTCAAGGTTGGGGACCCAGTCGATCTTGTCGGCATCAGGGAGACCCGCAATGCCACAGTGACTGGTGTCGAGATGTTCCAGAAGACCATGGATGATGCCATTGCTGGTGACAATGTTGGGCTGCTGCTCCGTGGTATGCAGAAGGAAGACATTGAGAGAGGCATGGTGTTAGCAAAGCCTGGTTCCATCACGCCACACACTAAGTTTGAGGCGGTCGTGTATGTGCTtaagaaggaggagggtggCCGGCACTCCCCATTTTTCCCTGGTTACCGCCCACAGTTCTACATGCGGACTACTGATGTGACAGGGAACGTGACAAACATTATGAATGACAAGGATGAAGAGGCGAAGATGTGCATGCCCGGTGACCGTATCAAGATGGTCGTTGAGCTTATCCAGCCCGTAGCTTGTGAGCAGGGTATGAGGTTTGCCATCCGTGAGGGTGGCAAGACCGTCGGTGCCGGTGTCATCAATAATATCATTCAGTAA
- the LOC100830446 gene encoding eukaryotic translation initiation factor 4B1 — protein MSKPWGGLGGAGAWALDAERAEEEERETAAALPAPEPPAASFPSLREVAAVGGTGKSKKKKGTTLSLSEFATYGPGGAPARRAAAAAEPKGLTTAEMMMLPTGPRERSEDELDRSRTGGGFRSYGSGYGGAGERRGGGFDDDGRRGPPGRESDLDMPSRADEDRDWSMNKKPFSSSPADSGPRSRYGSLGGGAADGRADDDGDWSRGKKPLASRYPSLGSGGGFRDSPASTDSDRWSRATPQPNNGERERPRIVLDPPKRDSSTTPMPPAEAGRSRPSPFGAARPREDVLTEKGLDWRKMETEIDEKKSSRPTSSQSSRPGSAHSSRPGSPGSQVSAVGTEGAPKPRPKVNPFGNAKPREVILQEKGKDWRKIDLELEHRRIDRPETNEERVLKEEINLLKVDLKETEGNNNDEHANRLSEKISQMQRDLELLTTELDDKIRFGQRPGSGAGRVAAPAPTNLAEAAQVTDSMGRPRSHGGIEQHPKPMEERWGFQGSRERSSFVGNRSSDRMPTGQRW, from the exons ATGTCAAAGCCCTGgggcggcctcggcggcgccggcgcatgGGCGCTGGACGCCGAGCGcgccgaggaagaggagcgcgAGACCGCCGCGGCCCTCCCTGCCCCCGAGCCCCCCGCCGCCAGCTTCCCCAGCCTCCGGGAGGTCGCGGCGGTGGGCGGGACCGGCaagtccaagaagaagaagggcaccACGCTTTCGCTGTCCGAGTTCGCCACTTACGGCCCCGGTGGTGCCCCGGCGCGCcgggcagccgccgccgcggagcccAAGGGGCTCACCACCGCGGAGATGATGATGCTGCCCACCGGGCCGAGGGAGCGGTCCGAGGACGAGCTCGATCGCTCccgcaccggtggcgggttcCGCTCCTACGGCTCCGGGtatggcggcgcgggggagcgccgcggaggcggcttcgacgacgacggccgtCGCGGGCCGCCTGGCAGGGAGTCGGATCTCGACATGCCGTCCCGAGCTGACGAGGATCGCGACTGGTCGATGAATAAGAAGCCCttctcgtcgtcgccggccgaCTCTGGCCCCCGGAGTCGGTACGGATCCctcgggggcggcgcggctgaCGGCCGCGCCGATGACGACGGCGACTGGTCGCGTGGGAAGAAGCCGCTGGCTTCCCGCTACCCGAGCCTCGGCTCTGGCGGTGGCTTCCGCGACTCACCTGCATCGACCGACTCCGACCGCTGGTCCCGTGCCACGCCGCAGCCGAACAATGGTGAGCGCGAGAGGCCACGTATTGTGCTTGATCCGCCCAAGCGTGACTCCTCGACCACCCCGATGCCACCTGCCGAGGCCGGACGCAGCAGGCCGAGCCCATTTGGGGCTGCAAGGCCCCGAGAGGACGTGCTTACGGAGAAAGGGCTAGACTGGAGGAAGATGGAGACCGAGATCGATGAGAAGAAGAGTAGTCGTCCCACCAGCTCGCAATCGAGCAGGCCAGGCAGTGCCCACTCTTCACGACCTGGGAGCCCTGGGTCACAAGTATCAGCTGTGGGAACTGAAGGGGCACCAAAGCCACGGCCAAAGGTGAATCCTTTCGGGAATGCAAAGCCAAGGGAGGTCATTCTGCAGGAGAAAGGGAAAGACTGGAGGAAGATTGACCTTGAGTTGGAGCATCGTCGTATTGATAG GCCAGAGACAAATGAAGAGAGGGTGTTGAAAGAAGAGATCAACCTACTTAAGGTGGACCTAAAAGAAACTGAAGGAAATAATAATGACGAACATGCAAATCGTTTGTCTGAGAAGATATCTCAGATGCAAAGGGATCTAGAGCTACTCACAACGGAGTTGGATGATAAGATTCGGTTTGGGCAAAGACCTGGTTCTGGAGCTGGCAGGGTTGCCGCACCAGCACCAACTAATTTAGCCGAGGCAGCTCAAGTTACAGATTCAATGGGAAGGCCACGGTCCCATGGGGGTATAGAGCAACATCCAAAACCAATGGAAGAAAGATGGGGATTTCAGGGGAGCAGAGAGAGAAGTTCTTTTGTTGGCAACAGAAGTTCAGACAG GATGCCAACAGGGCAGAGATGGTGA
- the LOC100830754 gene encoding high-affinity nitrate transporter-activating protein 2.1: MARHGLVTALLLVVLAAGCGAPAGAAAYLSKLPVALDVTASPKPGQVLHGGEDVFTVTWSLNATQPAGADAAYKSVKVSLCYAPVSQKEREWRKTNDDLKKDKTCQFKVAQQPYAAGSQGKVEYRVALDIPTATYYVRAYALDASGTQVAYGQTKLADAFEVVSITGVTTSIKVAAGVFSAFSVVSLAFFFFIENRKKNN; encoded by the exons ATGGCACGGCACGGTCTGGTCACGGCACTTCTGCTGGtggtcctcgccgccggctgcggcgcgccggcgggcgccgcggCGTACCTCTCCAAGCTGCCCGTGGCCCTCGACGTCACCGCCTCCCCCAAGCCCGGCCAAG TTCtgcacggcggcgaggacgtgtTCACGGTGACGTGGTCCCTGAACGCGACGCAGCCGGCGGGCGCGGACGCCGCCTACAAGTCCGTCAAGGTGAGCCTTTGCTACGCGCCGGTGAGCCAGAAGGAACGCGAGTGGAGAAAGACCAACGACGACCTGAAGAAGGACAAGACATGCCAGTTCAAGGTCGCCCAGCAGCCCTACGCCGCGGGATCCCAAGGCAAGGTCGAGTACCgcgtcgccctcgacatcccCACGGCCACCTACTACGTGCGCGCCTACGCTCTGGACGCCTCCGGCACGCAGGTCGCCTACGGCCAGACCAAGCTCGCCGACGCCTTCGAGGTCGTCAGCATCACCGGCGTCACCACCTCCATCAAGGTCGCCGCCGGAGTGTTCTCGGCGTTCTCCGTCGTCTccctcgccttcttcttcttcatcgaGAACCGCAAGAAGAACAACTAG